TTAGAAAACACGGGCACTACTCCGAGTGTACCCCCCACGCCATCGCCGTCAAGTACTACAAGGGTTACCCAGAAGCTTGCCATGCAATATCTGGAGATTCCGCTCACCCTCAAACTATTCACCAATGAAGTAGCGCCCGCGACCCGCGTTTATTTTCAGGTGGGTGGCTCGGTGGGCTTTCCGGTTTCAACGCGCGTCAACGGTGATAAATTCTATACTGACCCCTATAACGGTAATTCCCAAACTGATGCTTTCGCGCACGTTTTCCCGGTCGATGCTGGCCTCATTGGCGGCCTCGGCCTAGAATACCAGCTAGGCAAAAGCACCAAGGTACTTACGGGTTTAAGTTACCACCACGGGCTCGTAAACCTAGACCACTACTTCGAGCGCACCCGCGGTTTTAGCGACGTAACCATCAAGAACAGTGTGTTTGCGCTCGACCTCGGACTTAAATTCTAGCCCACGGATTCGGCCGGATTTTATAGCCGGTATCCGAGCTGTATCAATCAGCTAAAAACAAAAAGGCTACCCGCAAGGGTAGCCTTTTTTAGGGCTGCAAAATTTAGCGAAATAA
The genomic region above belongs to Hymenobacter sp. BRD128 and contains:
- a CDS encoding porin family protein produces the protein MCKITLSQRPIPFHRTKHYLHHCMKKLFLTLAALAVAPAAFAQVEIGLKVSPSISYLRTSSPSSTSFQSESSKFSFGGGVFLDYFFGENYAFNTGLFLTGKGGSFSYLENTGTTPSVPPTPSPSSTTRVTQKLAMQYLEIPLTLKLFTNEVAPATRVYFQVGGSVGFPVSTRVNGDKFYTDPYNGNSQTDAFAHVFPVDAGLIGGLGLEYQLGKSTKVLTGLSYHHGLVNLDHYFERTRGFSDVTIKNSVFALDLGLKF